The region TGTGGCGAAGTGTATCTGTGAAATCTGCCCGGAGCTCAACCCTCCGCACAGCCTCAAGCGCCCTGGAAAGGAGCCGCTTTTGACCGAGTTGGATTTAAAGGCGCTCTCCGACGCTTTCAGAGATATGGGTGAGAAGAATGAAAGAGGGGGTTTAATTGTAATTCTGAGTGAAATTAACAGAACAGGGAGCAGGCCTCTTCTTGCGGAGAGAGCCGTGTCCTAATGGGAGGTGGAAACAAAGGCCAACCGCATAGCTTAGCTGTAATTAATGAAATGCCAATTTAGATCATGTTTTGGCTATTTTTGGTCCCATGGGCTTCCTTTCACTAAAGATAGGATTGCTATCATTTTAGCATGCTGCACTTATGAATGATGCAGGCTGCCATTACAGCAGAGCTTTCATTATAAAGTCATTATAATAAGAATGATGGTCATTTACATTGACTTTAATGCTCCTGATGTACATAACTTTGATACACAGAGTCAGGTGCTTGGCTAATTCAGAAGACCTTTCACAAGAGGCCGTTGAATTAGAATAAATGAAGTACATATATTATAACATATCAAGtttatagttgttgtttttttttgcaacattaACAATTTAACACCTACATCACTCCAGCAGATCTGCACATAATGCTGCttgatgtgtgaatgtgtgtgtgtttatgtcctCAGGCTCAGAACCACCCAGCTCTCCACAGGTGGTGGAGGATGGAggtgaggaggatgaggaggagatgagCGGAGGGGAGGAAGCAGACCTGCGGTCCAGTTCCGGCCGGGGCTCTCTGCTGACCAGGAGAGGCATCACTCTACGAGTGCTGCTGAAAGACGGCCTGGTGGAGCCAGGGGACGGCGTGCTGGCTATCCACTACCTGGTAATAACACACATCACAGCTTGAAAGAGtgagaatgtatttatttaagtgttttgttatgttgctttgtgtctCGACCAAGACTGGTATGATTATCTGATACACTGACAATGAAAAGTCACCTAGCAGTGGCTTTTAAAGAAGTAAACCCCTTACATTTCTCTATTCTGCTCCCTCAGGGGAAGAACTTTGTCGGGGACCTGTTGAATGACGGGAAAATCCGATGGGTGGAGACGGGCCAGATCTTCAACTCTCCCAGTGCCTGGGCAACACACTGCAAGCGTCTGGTCAACCCAGCCAAGAAGTCTGGCTGTGGCTGGGCATCTGTGCGCTACAGGGGACAGAAGCTGGTCCAGTACAAAACCACCTGGCTGCACAAGTACCAGCCCAGCGCAGACATGGTGAGAGGAAAACTGTTGAATCTGTAAactctatttattttttaacgaAGCAACTATACTGCAGAAAGCAGTAGcatatttactgtgttttaaaaatcaaaaatcatgACCTAAGTTTAGACCTACacaaaaagaaaccaaactaaataagttatttttatACAATTCTGTGGAAAGAAAATTGAGTTCTGTCAGCTCTTCTTTTGATTATGTCGGAAATGACTCTTGacacacagaaagaggaaagaaagagtggaggagaaataaaataagaagtGATTGTGAAAGAGGGATGATAAAATAACCAGTAGTTACTATGAAACCACTTGGCAAAGGTTGACTGGTCAAACTGATCATGTAATGACACATTTTGTGCAAATCTAAAATCTAATGAGTTATATGTCTATATCACTTTACCTACATTATCATATGTCAAATTTGATGATGGCAGAGCCTGGTGagtgaggaggatgatgatgaggatgaagaggaagggaAAACAGCTGTGCAGGCAGAtgagaagaacaaaaacaccaaaccTGGATTAAATGGTattcttctttttgtcttctcttctAACTTTGTGTAAAAGACACATTGGTTTAAACAAGCTGAAGTGTTGATCTCGGCTGTTACAGACGTAATGGTTTCACGGAGAACCGACAGAGAGAGGATTCCTGTCAGATATTGCACCCTGGGCACCAGGGATGCTGCCAGGTAGCGGCTTTTATTCAGAGTGATCAGTGAAATGTTATGTGGACCACTTTGTTCAGCATGGAGTGATTTAGAGCAAAATTGACAGTAACTTGTATCCTCAGAGATCCACACACGCTAGTGGAGCTGTCAGCCTTCTCAGCCATCAACAGATTCCAGCCTTTCAATGTAGCCGTGTCCAGTAATGTACTGCTGCTAATGGTAAGcaacaatttaatttaaaggagAATTAAGAAATACTGATAAAACACCTAAGAGACCGAGTGCTTTTTGTTCTCATTAGGATTTCCATTGTCACCTGACCACCAGTGAGGTGGTCGGATACCTCGGAGGACGATGGGATACCAATACACAACGTGAGCAAGAAAGTAACTGCAGAAAATACGCATTAGCAGAAGCTAAGAATAGAAACTTTCACACTTTCTCTTTGTGGttgctgtgtttcagtgttaaCAGTTTTAAGGGCTTTTCCCTGCCGAACCAGGCTCGCCGACAGAGACTCTGCTTCTGCTGTTGAGGAGGAGGTAATGCATGGACAGTAAATCAGCAGTCTGCACTAACAGCATGCACTCTATGCCCGCAGGAAACATGAAGGTGAATGACACCCATTTAAAAAATTCACAAGGTCTACCTGTGCCCCAGGACTGTACAGACAGTACTTGTCAACATGCATCTCTCTTTCCAAAAGCCAGGAACTGAAGAATCGACTCTTGAGTTTCCATCacttatataaaatataagtgCTGCCGCTGCTGAGCTGAGTGTGTTAACCCTtgagatttgtgtgtgttttttacttCGAGTTTTAATACTTTCTGTTAACTAGTAACATctaaaattcagtttttgtgGAAGTGTTCTAAGTTCACAAGCGGTGACAGAAGTGTCCTGGGATAAAGACCTAAATGTGAAATCTTTAAAGTGGTGTTCTTGCCCTTAGGCTTTGTGCACTAATGTTAGCAAAATTATAGAAACATGTGATTGACAAACTTTGTATTTGGGACATGCAGTAAAAGGCAAACTGCAACTGCACATCAAAATTCAGCTGCACAATTTATAGATTTGCAAAATATTGTCCCAACAATTACAATTGAttctatttataaaatatttgagcTTCTCCTGTGAACCAGCAGTGCACATAATAATTACTGTTGtagtaaacatttatttacttttacacaAGACAAATGAATATGGTTAATCTCTTCCAGATCTGTCAGAACCTGTTCATGCGCGGGTTGTCGCTGGTGGGCTGGTACCACAGTCACCCGCGAGGTCCGGCTCTGCCGTCTCTGCAGGACATTGACTCTCAGATGGACCACCAGCTGAGGCTGCAGGGTTCAAACAATGGCTTCCAGCCCTGTCTGGGCATCATCTGTGGTAAGTGCCTCCCTTTACATACAGTGTGGCAAGCACATCAATGAATGATGTGATAGATTATTGATCTGTACAGAGGAAATGATCTTCCACAGCCAGCTGTGAAAACAGTTCGATTAAAAAGAGACACTTAACTGATCCCATGCAATGAGATTAAATAGTGTTGAATACTGTTGTTGAAATGCTACTTTATACATTACAAAGCAGGAGATTGAggaattatatataatatatgcaCAGTAATTACAGAAAGGTCTACTGCAAGGTCGGAAATACTGACATGCAAGTTGCACTACCCAAAAAATTGGACTTCATTAAGAATGAAATAAGGTAAATGGTGACGTGTCTACAAATAGTAGCATATTAAATTTCGTAAACTATAAATACTGAACTTGAATGACATTGGAGTAAAGTGTCCATACAGCAGCTTCTCAGCTGGAAACATGGGTGATGTCATTTTCCATTTTGTAAATGTCGTTTTTACAGTCGAATTAATGCTTTGCAATAAAATAAGGCAGATATGAGTCAGTGATGAATGGATTGTAattaaatgtcagtaaaatatcACAACTTAAAAACGTACTGCACCATAATGATTCTTGCCAAATTGTCAGcagcagtttgtattttttgtctttgccatgactcttttttttctctttcaggaCCATATTATCATGGTAATCAAGGTGTGGCGTCCACAATAACCCCATTCTGGGTCGTTCCACCTCCTGAGGTGAGGACACAGGCACATATGTCTAATGGCATCTGGCCTACACATAGTTAATTTAAACAGATGTTTGCACTCAGGTTTCAGCTAAAGCTATgcatcatatcatcatattcTTTCCCGCAGCAACGGTCTAATGACTACGGTATCCCAGTAGCTGTAGAGGTCACCTATGTACAGGACAACTTCCTCACCAGTGATGTCCTTAATGAAATGGTAATACAGatgcaaaaaaatgcaaaatgtgtgtgatgtgtactGTAAATCAATATAAAATTGTCTGCTTCTCTTTATTTCCTCTACAGATGCTGCTGGTTGACTACTACAGGGCAGCTCCCGACATCGTTCAGTTCAGCCAGTACTGGTGTCCTGATACGACCATGATGGACAAGATCAAGGTAAGAGGATTTCTACCTGGCTGTCCCCTTACTTGGATCCTCAGACTGTTTCGGGGACATCACACATGACCAAACTTGTCttgactttttttgtcttcttcctcAGGGCTCCCTGAGTTGCCACGCCCCCAAAGACCAGGCCTACTCTCAGATCTTAGAGCACGTCTACAGTCAGCTGATCAACCTGCAGTGAGTGGGgatctgctctgcatgtgtgcatgtggccACTCTGCGTCTCAAAGTCCTTCCACTTCAAAAACCTTTTTGCGCAGAGCCAATGAGCGtacaatgtaataaaaaaaacaaaaaaaaactgcttgaAAAACATGTAGATGCCTTGAAAACGCTCACCCTTGAGCAATACTTCATTTTTGATACAGCATTATTGTGAGTTCAAACACTTCAGTGACTCTGAAGGCACAAAACCTGTGAAGCTTGTATTAACCActgatgaaaacagagaaatgcacAATTGATACACAAAACCAGACTGCACCAGATCAGAGAACATGAGACTAAAGAGTGTTGAAAAGCATTATTTCACAGAAGGACACTAAAAAGATTCTATGGACCAGAAGTCAGCCTGTGTTTATGCCTCGTACCTTTTACAAATGGACCTATGTGCCTATCTGTGCCAGTATCCTTGCCAGATATGTACAATGTAAACATTTCATGTGTTGTTATTGCCTTTTTAGAATGAAACCAATGAGGCGTGgtttgggggaaaaaagtgaaaatgagtaGGGCAAAATATACTACATTAGCAAAGTATGCAGATGTGTCTTGGTTTGGGCTAAACTGTACTCTGCAATAGGTTTTGTGAATGTTTAGGTTTCTCAAGTGAAATTAGAGGGTTTCAATGTGGTGCAGGTGATTACATTGTGGTGagcaaggttttttttttatccagtaGCCTAATGAAccgggtgtatgtgtgtgtgtgtgctgtgttgtgaatgtgCCCCTCTACTGTTGGGACAGATATATGCTCCCTCTTTACCTGTACTGTATTTATTACTAACTGTGGATTGTGTGATGAACGTGTATGAAGACAGAGCAATGCCTTAAGCCTGCTGATTGATGATCCacaaaagcattaaaatataCACACTGGAACTATTTAAACAAAACTGTCTCTACCTTGTTGATTTCCTTCTAAAAAATATAGACATTATACTCCACTTAacagtttttgtgtgttttgtgcatgAAGCCGGAggaaaattaaaatttgtgctCAGTTCAACCATATgaagtacatttttaatgtcagaaaatgcaaatacaacaaaaaaatattgttcCTCTTTGTTTATTGTAAGAAGGGGGAGATGGGGGACGAGAAAGAAGCAAGTACAAATACTTTGATAATAAAGGACAAAATATTGCGGTTAAATTCGGTACTGATACCAAAAGTAAAAAGACAACTTAAACCTATCACATACATTTACAAGGCAGAATATAGGACTACATGCAAggattaatttaaaatgttttaaggtcttgtatataaaaaaatactataGAGAGCCAGAATGATGCTGTTCAAAGGAGCATTTAAGACTGATTAAACAAATACATAgccctttaaaaaaagaaatcagtgggacattttttttcagacatggaTTAAaatctacattaaaaaaaaaaaaaaaaacagtttccgCTGATGGTCTGCTGACAAACCAAACAGTCTAAACAACACATATCCAGGAAACTGCCTGTAGTGTCATAAACGTGCAgaaatatgcacacatgcattccATCTTTACACAGGAAAGTGCCAACGGctagagatcaaaccaaaaaatagaaaaacgAAATTCTTGACCATTTGTTAAGTAGCTAGGTTAGGTTTTGGTTTCTGTATTAGTTACTGTACGGTGCGTtcccccctttctttcttttccaaaGGCACTAAAACAAAGCTAgcaaggactttttttttttttttgacaacagTGTGATCCAGACAGCACCTCCTACAGTCCTTCAACTTTACCCTGAACTTtatatgagcagtgaaatgtaaaaagatCACAGATGTAAACATATTAGACGAGGCCCAAAACTCGGGAGTGGGGGAAGTGTTTGGCAGCGTGGAGTGATggacaaacacagataaaaggAGGGCAAAGGTCAGACGTATGGAGCAGAGAGACTGCAAACGGTGACAGAGTACAGATTTGTCATTCACAATTAACCCCTCCCCCCCAGACAATTCAAAATCAACTGGACTGACAATAAATGTTTGGTAAAGATTcatgtttggtaaaaaaaaaaaaaaaaaacataacccAAATTAATCAAAATGGACAACAGCTTACACATATTTTTCCCTTGATGGTTTCCCTTTCAGTCCAGGTCTTTCCCTCATACAGGGTACGCTGGATTAGACTCCATCTGCAGGTGTGGCTAAATCCAGAACAAGAAGCCAGCCTTGTCTAGACAACCTGTCTACATCAGCCCAACGTGCcgacaaataaatcaaatcagatCCTTCGTGAATGATCAGAATCACAGGGTCAGACTTAGTTTCAGATAACTGCAGAGCAAAGAtgagtttcacattttcaaagacACGAGGGAAGGCAATAACAGAGGGACAAATAGTGATGAATGTGAAAGACGGAATCGCTGCCAGCAGCGTCGTCTATTCAGGCACTGCATGGAGTTAACGGGTGTCTACAACAGGTCAAACGACTGAAGCAGGTAAAAGAAAAGGCTTAACATGCTCAGACAAACAGGCCCATAACTAAATGAATATATGGCTGTTATAGAgtatttagtttaaaaaaataggCGCATTGAGAGAAATGTTTCTATTGCATTTTACAAAGACTTTTTGGCTCTGTCTCCTCTATTTGAACAGACTAGCAGACAACCACATCACTGACAAAtcattctgcattttttttagaCAACAAACACGTGCCTGCTTTAAGTGACAAAAAGGTGCAACGTCTGCATTCAACTTTGGGTCTGTGTGTAATGGTGGATTaagtctgtcacacacacatacacacacacacacacacacatatcaatcTCATTTGAGTACCAAGGTGCAATTacaacattttctcacatattCAGTAAGCAGTTCTACTCTTTAAAAACTACTGTAGTAAGTTGAGACGAACACAAATCAAATACTGAAATAAACGGGACCCTCACTGACGCCATCATCACTGGAcagcttaaaaaaaagagcatttaCAAATAGGCCAATACCTGCAAATGATATAAATCACAAATCTGAGGCTAATTTAGGCCTGTCtttctcattaaaaatgtgatacagtattatttatttatttattactgtaGGTTAAACTAGATAAAACCACATTTTAGTCATGTGTAGTTCCATTTTTAGTCAGGAAAAAGTCATTCTCAGTCTGGCCAGCAGGTGGCATCAAGAGATGAGCTCCAGTCATTgtggggcaaaaaaaaagatttgaaatgaaaatattaacagTCAAGTTACAAATAACAGTAACTTGGCCTCTCCAGTCTGAAAATGGTCTGTTAAGTTGGTGACCAACCTGAGTTTTAAACAGACTGCAGTCATGCAGGAGGATGATATGAATGTGTCTCTTCAGTCATCAAACAACCAGATTTAATATaaattctctgttttatatcagtaatttgtggtaaaaaaaaaaaggaaaaagaaaccTCATACATGTTTTATCAGTTAGTCCTCAAgaaatgtttttcactgtcagaTTACGGGTAATGATGTTTTGTGTCCA is a window of Thunnus thynnus chromosome 8, fThuThy2.1, whole genome shotgun sequence DNA encoding:
- the mpnd gene encoding MPN domain-containing protein, which encodes MGSEPPSSPQVVEDGGEEDEEEMSGGEEADLRSSSGRGSLLTRRGITLRVLLKDGLVEPGDGVLAIHYLGKNFVGDLLNDGKIRWVETGQIFNSPSAWATHCKRLVNPAKKSGCGWASVRYRGQKLVQYKTTWLHKYQPSADMSLVSEEDDDEDEEEGKTAVQADEKNKNTKPGLNDVMVSRRTDRERIPVRYCTLGTRDAARDPHTLVELSAFSAINRFQPFNVAVSSNVLLLMDFHCHLTTSEVVGYLGGRWDTNTQLLTVLRAFPCRTRLADRDSASAVEEEICQNLFMRGLSLVGWYHSHPRGPALPSLQDIDSQMDHQLRLQGSNNGFQPCLGIICGPYYHGNQGVASTITPFWVVPPPEQRSNDYGIPVAVEVTYVQDNFLTSDVLNEMMLLVDYYRAAPDIVQFSQYWCPDTTMMDKIKGSLSCHAPKDQAYSQILEHVYSQLINLQ